One Microbacterium marinum genomic window, ACTCAAGGGTGGCGTCCTGGAATGGACCTCACCCCTCGGCAGGATCTATCGCGAAGACGCACCCACCCCGGCCGTCGCGTTCACTCCTGCCGACATCTCACTCCCACCGTTTTGACCGGCCGCTCGCTTCGGGCGTTCGGAGGCGATGCAGCGCACGACTGCCGGTTCATCTTCGTACGACCGCGCGACAGGTACCTCTCGCTCTTTCCCGAGCGCGACGTCATCGAGACCCCGCTGGACGAGGTGTTCGACGTCAACGGCTGGGACCTCGCCAAGAGACTCCTCGAACGCTTCGTCGATGCGCAACTCACGCGCGCCGAAGCGTTCGAGGACGCCGCATCGTTACGAGACCCTGCGCTCGTCCGCTCGCTCGTCGACCAGTACTTCGTCTCGCAGCTCGGGCCTACTTGAGCCCGGTCATCGCGATGCCCTGCACGAAGTAGCGTTGCAGGAAGAGGAACAGCACCAGGAT contains:
- a CDS encoding DNA polymerase beta superfamily protein — encoded protein: MTGRSLRAFGGDAAHDCRFIFVRPRDRYLSLFPERDVIETPLDEVFDVNGWDLAKRLLERFVDAQLTRAEAFEDAASLRDPALVRSLVDQYFVSQLGPT